Proteins co-encoded in one Setaria viridis chromosome 9, Setaria_viridis_v4.0, whole genome shotgun sequence genomic window:
- the LOC117841103 gene encoding cell division control protein 2 homolog: protein MEQYEKKEKIGEGTYGVVYKALDKATNETIALKKIRLEQEDEGVPSTAIREISLLKEMNHGNIVRLHDVVHSEKRIYLVFEYLDLDLKKFMDSCPEFAKNPTLIKSYLYQILRGVAYCHSHRVLHRDLKPQNLLIDRRTNAVKLADFGLARAFGIPVRTFTHEVVTLWYRAPEILLGARQYSTPVDVWSVGCIFAEMVNQKPLFPGDSEIDELFKIFRVLGTPNEQSWPGVSCLPDFKTAFPRWPAQDLAAIVPNLEPAGLDLLSKMLRYEPSKRITARQALEHEYFKDLEMVQ from the exons ATGGAGCAG TacgagaagaaggagaagattgGGGAGGGCACGTATGGGGTGGTGTACAAGGCGCTGGACAAGGCCACCAACGAGACGATCGCGCTCAAGAAGATCCGCCTCGAGCAGGAGGATGAGGGCGTCCCCTCCACCGCCATCCGCGAGATCTCTCTACTCAAGGAGATGAACCACGGCAACATCGTCAG GTTACATGATGTTGTCCACAGCGAGAAGCGCATATATCTTGTCTTTGAATACCTGGATCTGGACCTCAAGAAGTTCATGGATTCTTGTCCGGAGTTTGCGAAAAATCCCACTTTGATCAAG TCATACCTCTACCAGATACTCCGTGGTGTTGCTTACTGCCATTCTCATAGAGTTCTTCATCGAGATTTGAAGCCTCAGAATTTATTGATAGATCGGCGTACTAATGCTGTGAAGCTTGCAGATTTTGGTTTAGCCAGAGCATTTGGAATTCCTGTCCGTACATTTACTCATGAG GTGGTGACATTATGGTACAGAGCCCCAGAAATTCTTCTTGGAGCAAGACAGTATTCCACTCCAGTTGATGTATGGTCTGTGGGTTGTATCTTTGCGGAAATGGTAAACCAAAAGCCACTATTCCCTGGTGATTCTGAGATCGATGAGCTGTTTAAGATATTCAG GGTACTAGGTACACCAAATGAACAAAGTTGGCCAGGAGTTAGCTGTTTGCCTGACTTCAAGACTGCTTTCCCCAGGTGGCCGGCCCAG GACCTGGCAGCAATCGTCCCAAATCTTGAACCTGCTGGTTTGGACCTTCTTTCT AAAATGCTTCGGTACGAGCCAAGCAAAAGAATCACAGCTAGGCAGGCTCTTGAGCATGAGTACTTCAAGGACCTTGAGATGGTACAGTGA
- the LOC117837042 gene encoding UDP-galactose/UDP-glucose transporter 2 isoform X2: MTGAEEQGRTLFGVSLTDRPRWQQFLICASGFFFGYLVNGVCEEYVYNRLQFSYGWYFTFVQGFVYLALIRLQGFTMKQMVNPWRTYVRLSAVLMGSNGLTKGSLAFLNYPAQIMFKSTKVLPVMIMGAFIPGLRRKYPFQEYVSAVMLVIGLILFTLADAQTSPNFSMAGVAMVSGALVMDAFLGNLQEAIFKMNPDTTQMEMLFCSTVVGLPFLAVPMVLTGELMTAWTSCSQHLYVYAVLVFEAMATFVGQVSVLSLIALFGAATTAMVTTARKAVTLLLSYLIFTKPLTEQHVTGLLLITMAIVLKLLPENKEGGPLRRAAKVELSDDDGKPRGRRELEEKTNLV, translated from the exons ATGACCGGAGCGGAGGAGCAGGGGAGGACGCTCTTCGGCGTGTCGCTGACGGACCGGCCCAGGTGGCAGCAGTTCTTGATCTGCGCATCCGGCTTCTTCTTCGGCTACCTCGTCAATGGCGTCTGCGAG GAATACGTGTACAACAGGCTTCAGTTCAG CTACGGCTGGTACTTCACGTTCGTTCAGGGGTTCGTGTACCTGGCGCTGATACGCCTGCAGGGATTCACGATGAAGCAGATGGTGAACCCCTGGCGGACGTACGTGCGCCTCTCGGCCGTGCTCATGGGCTCCAATGGCCTCACCAAGGGCTCCCTCGCCTTCCTCAATTACCCTGCACAGATCATGTTCAAGTCAACTAAG GTTCTACCAGTGATGATAATGGGGGCTTTTATCCCTGGCTTGAGACGCAAATACCCATTCCAAGAGTATGTATCAGCCGTGATGCTTGTCATTGGCCTCATACTCTTCACGCTCGCGGATGCGCAAACATCGCCTAATTTTAGCATGGCTGGCGTGGCCATGGTGTCTGGGGCGCTCGTCATGGATGCCTTCCTTGGCAACCTGCAAGAAGCAATCTTCAAGATGAATCCAGACACGACCCAG ATGGAGATGCTATTCTGCTCCACTGTTGTTGGCCTCCCATTCCTAGCGGTGCCAATGGTGTTAACTGGGGAGCTCATGACGGCATGGACTTCATGTTCCCAG CACCTGTACGTGTACGCGGTGCTGGTGTTCGAGGCGATGGCCACGTTCGTCGGTCAGGTCTCCGTGCTCTCCCTCATCGCGCTTTTCGGTGCCGCGACCACCGCCATG GtgacgacggcgaggaaggcggTGACGCTGCTGCTGTCGTACCTGATCTTCACCAAGCCTCTGACGGAGCAGCACGTCACGGGGCTCCTCCTGATAACCATGGCGATCGTGCTCAAGCTCCTGCCGGAGAACAAGGAAGGTGGTccgctccggcgggcggcgaagGTGGAACTCTCTGACGATGACGGCAAGCCGCGGGGGAGAAGAGAATTAGAGGAGAAAACAAACTTGGTGTAG
- the LOC117837042 gene encoding UDP-galactose/UDP-glucose transporter 2 isoform X1 encodes MMKGFLLRIRGHDVLRIVFCFFWNERFLDIASQAELCDTTAFFSSLSSSSRTSIYTLAWSAWISETFLKIPPTFPHILFIACTKFPDSETPAPDYSLILCWLTSALPVLQEYVYNRLQFSYGWYFTFVQGFVYLALIRLQGFTMKQMVNPWRTYVRLSAVLMGSNGLTKGSLAFLNYPAQIMFKSTKVLPVMIMGAFIPGLRRKYPFQEYVSAVMLVIGLILFTLADAQTSPNFSMAGVAMVSGALVMDAFLGNLQEAIFKMNPDTTQMEMLFCSTVVGLPFLAVPMVLTGELMTAWTSCSQHLYVYAVLVFEAMATFVGQVSVLSLIALFGAATTAMVTTARKAVTLLLSYLIFTKPLTEQHVTGLLLITMAIVLKLLPENKEGGPLRRAAKVELSDDDGKPRGRRELEEKTNLV; translated from the exons ATGATGAAAGGGTTTTTGCTGAGAATCCGTGGCCACGACGTACTGCgcattgttttttgttttttctggaACGAACGGTTTTTGGATATTGCTTCACAGGCGGAATTGTGTGACACAACTGCATTCTTTTCCTCCTTGTCTTCGTCATCACGGACTTCAATTTATACGCTTGCTTGGTCAGCATGGATTTCTGAAACTTTCCTTAAAATTCCCCCGACTTTCCCCCATATACTTTTCATTGCCTGCACAAAATTTCCTGACAGTGAAACTCCTGCTCCTGATTATTCTCTCATCCTTTGCTGGCTAACTTCTGCTCTTCCCGTGCTCCAGGAATACGTGTACAACAGGCTTCAGTTCAG CTACGGCTGGTACTTCACGTTCGTTCAGGGGTTCGTGTACCTGGCGCTGATACGCCTGCAGGGATTCACGATGAAGCAGATGGTGAACCCCTGGCGGACGTACGTGCGCCTCTCGGCCGTGCTCATGGGCTCCAATGGCCTCACCAAGGGCTCCCTCGCCTTCCTCAATTACCCTGCACAGATCATGTTCAAGTCAACTAAG GTTCTACCAGTGATGATAATGGGGGCTTTTATCCCTGGCTTGAGACGCAAATACCCATTCCAAGAGTATGTATCAGCCGTGATGCTTGTCATTGGCCTCATACTCTTCACGCTCGCGGATGCGCAAACATCGCCTAATTTTAGCATGGCTGGCGTGGCCATGGTGTCTGGGGCGCTCGTCATGGATGCCTTCCTTGGCAACCTGCAAGAAGCAATCTTCAAGATGAATCCAGACACGACCCAG ATGGAGATGCTATTCTGCTCCACTGTTGTTGGCCTCCCATTCCTAGCGGTGCCAATGGTGTTAACTGGGGAGCTCATGACGGCATGGACTTCATGTTCCCAG CACCTGTACGTGTACGCGGTGCTGGTGTTCGAGGCGATGGCCACGTTCGTCGGTCAGGTCTCCGTGCTCTCCCTCATCGCGCTTTTCGGTGCCGCGACCACCGCCATG GtgacgacggcgaggaaggcggTGACGCTGCTGCTGTCGTACCTGATCTTCACCAAGCCTCTGACGGAGCAGCACGTCACGGGGCTCCTCCTGATAACCATGGCGATCGTGCTCAAGCTCCTGCCGGAGAACAAGGAAGGTGGTccgctccggcgggcggcgaagGTGGAACTCTCTGACGATGACGGCAAGCCGCGGGGGAGAAGAGAATTAGAGGAGAAAACAAACTTGGTGTAG
- the LOC117835051 gene encoding uncharacterized protein: MAAAARGPPVTLRDFLELGCDSSSDGFRSYPRCLPWSDEALQVPVRLLVEADHLRRSPSRSPSSLFSLAKSPGPGALARISSLSRSFSRRIKEGFWRRREDEEEDDLYFDDRDSCGFPSPQVSSCSASDSESEYAEADDVAIDEKMACPSTSQPAFQCSSSAEHDCTDAGAPGAAGDGKKMQAVAADGDSAVGRGKLGMEDKQQLSPVSVLDFPFDDDDGDERSDAGTCSPSFHRCPPPPDLLHSRTMTKQAQLLHKIRRYDGIAQAVDPVDLEARFTTTSESGESVDASTHPATTSSCTDTTSSATTTKTASRHGEEHQSVEQPSQEPEEPDEYRLLARLLLEDTVAVVDEVSQVLLLEFFTEGLDRLRCSSAAGSVVGAIISPRVDDERDKVAAEALVRAAAEWLRGAGAQWGIRDVMLSGKAALEDMERGRRWMCVGEEEREVGAAVEGFVMDELVDELVEELAPCWHGDGRRRSSR, translated from the exons atggcggcggcggcgaggggaccGCCGGTGACGCTGCGGGACTTCCTGGAGCTGGGCTGCGACTCCAGCAGCGACGGCTTCCGCTCCTACCCGCGCTGCCTGCCATGGAGCGACGAAGCGCTGCAGGTGCCCGTGCGGCTCCTCGTCGAGGCCGACCACCTCCGCCGGAGCCCCTCGCGGTCGCCGTCCTCGCTCTTCTCCCTCGCCAAgagccccggccccggcgcgcTCGCAAGGATCTCCAGCCTTTCCAGGAGCTTCTCGCGCCGGATCAAGGAGGGTTTCTGGAGGCGCcgagaggacgaggaggaggacgacctTTACTTCGACGACCGGGACTCGTGCGGGTTCCCCTCGCCGCAGGTCAGCAGCTGCTCCGCGTCGGACTCGGAGTCCGAGTACGCCGAGGCCGACGACGTCGCCATTGATGAGAAGATGGCGTGCCCGTCCACGTCGCAGCCCGCGTTCCAGTGTTCAAGCTCGGCGGAACACGACTGCACCGACGCCGGCGCGCCTGGCGCCGCAGGAGAcgggaagaag ATGCAGGCGGTAGCGGCGGATGGCGATTCGGCGGTGGGGCGCGGCAAGTTGGGGATGGAGGACAAGCAACAGCTGAGCCCCGTGTCCGTTCTGGATTTCCCCTtcgatgacgacgacggcgacgagcggaGCGACGCCGGCACGTGCTCGCCTTCCTTCCACCGCTGCCCGCCACCACCTGATCTTCTCCACAGTA GGACGATGACGAAGCAGGCACAGCTGCTGCACAAGATCCGACGGTACGACGGCATTGCGCAGGCAGTCGACCCCGTGGATCTCGAGGCACGGTTCACCACCACCTCCGAGTCCGGCGAGTCCGTCGACGCGAGCACGCATCCCGCAACCACGAGCTCCTGCACGGACACCACCAGCAGCGCGACAACGACGAAGACGGCGTCACGCCACGGCGAGGAGCACCAAAGCGTCGAGCAGCCATCACAAGAGCCGGAAGAGCCCGACGAGTACCGCCTGCTCGCGCGGCTGCTCCTGGAAGACACGGTGGCCGTCGTCGACGAGGTCTCGCAGGTGCTTCTGCTCGAGTTCTTCACGGAGGGACTCGACCGTCTCCGTTGTTCCTCGGCGGCCGGATCGGTGGTCGGGGCGATCATCAGTCCGCGGGTGGACGACGAGCGCGacaaggtggcggcggaggcgctggTGCGCGCGGCCGCGGAGTGGCTGCGGGGCGCGGGGGCCCAGTGGGGCATCAGGGACGTGATGCTCTCGGGGAaggcggcgctggaggacatggagcggggccggcggtggatgtgcgtgggcgaggaggagcgggaagtcggcgcggcggtggaggggttCGTCATGGACGAGCTCGTGGACGAGCTGGTCGAGGAGTTGGCGCCTTGTTGGCACGGTGATGGCCGTCGACGGAGTAGCAGGTAG
- the LOC117836249 gene encoding ethylene-responsive transcription factor ERF024 has product MEREQDAGTPLPGRRVRADTRHPVYRGIRYRGGKWVSEIREPRKSNRIWLGTYPTPEMAAAAYDAAALALRGAEAALNFPGAAASRAAPVSCSPDDIRAAASAAAATMMVGYPGECAAGHSHLPQAAAIASTSSGSENAGAVSASEQREKRIVDEDDVFQMPRLLEGMAEGLMMSPPRLSPTAEGAGSLEEDGNDDGMSLWDHS; this is encoded by the coding sequence ATGGAGCGGGAGCAGGACGCTGGGACGCCGCTGCCCGGGAGGCGCGTGCGCGCGGACACGCGCCACCCGGTGTACCGTGGCATCCGGTACCGCGGGGGCAAGTGGGTGTCGGAGATCCGGGAGCCGCGCAAGTCCAACAGGATCTGGCTGGGCACGTACCCGACGCCcgagatggccgccgccgcgtacgACGCCGCCGCGTTGGCGCTGCggggcgccgaggccgcgctcaacttccccggcgccgccgcgtcccgcgCGGCACCGGTGTCGTGCTCCCCCGACGATATCCGCGCGGCGGCTTCCGCGGCTGCCGCCACGATGATGGTCGGTTATCCGGGTGAATGCGCCGCCGGCCATTCCCATCTGCCGCAGGCGGCTGCGATTGCGAGCACGTCGTCGGGGTCGGAGAACGCCGGCGCTGTGTCGGCGTCGGAGCAGCGTGAGAAGCGCATTGTGGACGAGGACGACGTGTTCCAGATGCCGCGGCTGCTGGAGGGCATGGCCGAGGGGCTGATGATGAGCCCGCCGCGGCTCAGCCCCACGGCGGAAGGAGCCGGGTCGCTGGAGGAGGACGGCAACGACGATGGCATGAGCTTGTGGGATCACTCCTGA
- the LOC117836248 gene encoding protein-ribulosamine 3-kinase, chloroplastic translates to MAANVALFFASSPSTSAASSFLSRRPLPRCCAAFPRRASSRLSVMAALGDDPIREWILTEGKATQIKGTRSIGGGCINSAQRYDTDAGPFFVKTNSRIGPEMFEGEALGLKAMYDTKSIRVPLPYKVGSLPTGGSFIIMEFIEFGRSRGDQSVLGRKLAEMHKAAKSDKGYGFHVDNTIGSTPQINTWTADWIEFYSKHRLGYQLELVSRRYGDSAIYEKGQRLIKNIRPLFDGAILEPCLLHGDLWSGNISSDTNGEPVILDPACYYGHNEAEFGMSWCAGFGGDFYNAYFQVVPKQPGFEKRRDLYLLYHYLNHYNLFGSGYRSSAMSIIEDYLYLLAV, encoded by the exons ATGGCCGCAAACGTGGCGCTGTTCTTCGCCTCCTCGCCCTCCacttccgccgcctcctcgttcctctcccgccgcccccTACCTCGCTGCTGCGCGGCCTTCCCCCGAAGAGCAAGCTCCCGGCTCTCCGTCA tggcggcgctgGGCGATGACCCAATCAGGGAATGGATTCTTACAGAAGGGAAGGCCACGCAGATCAAAGGGACCAGGTCCATTGGTGGTGGCTGCATTAACTCCGCTCAGCGCTATGATACTGATGCGGGCCCCTTCTTTGTGAAGACCAATAG CCGCATTGGTCCTGAAATGTTTGAAGGAGAAGCTCTTGGTTTGAAGGCAATGTATGACACAAAGTCGATCCGGGTTCCTTTGCCATACAAG GTTGGATCATTACCCACTGGCGGCTCTTTTATCATCATGGAGTTTATTGAATTTGGTCGTTCTAGGGGAGACCAG TCAGTTTTGGGAAGGAAGCTTGCTGAAATGCATAAGGCTGCTAAATCTGATAAGGGATATGGTTTCCATGTTGACAATACTATTGGAAG CACTCCACAAATTAACACTTGGACTGCTGACTGGATTGAGTTTTACTCTAAGCACAGATTGGGCTACCAGTTGGAGTTGGTATCGAGACGATACGGAGATTCAGCCATATATGAAAAAG GTCAGCGATTGATCAAGAATATCCGTCCACTTTTTGATGGCGCCATTCTTGAGCCCTGCTTGCTTCACGGTGATTTGTGGAGCGGAAACATAAGCTCTGATACTAATGGAGAACCAGTGATATTGGATCCCGCTTGCTACT ATGGTCACAATGAGGCAGAGTTTGGGATGTCCTGGTGTGCTGGATTCGGTGGGGACTTCTATAATGCCTATTTTCAG GTGGTGCCAAAACAGCCAGGGTTTGAGAAGAGGAGGGACCTCTATCTCCTCTACCACTACCTGAATCACTACAATCTTTTTGGCTCTGGGTACCGCTCATCAGCGATGTCCATAATCGAAGACTACTTATATCTGCTCGCGGTTTAG
- the LOC117836375 gene encoding uncharacterized protein → MSKGEESERKYFTRLIEEMEMEEEEEEEEEEEEEESGKITKERPLPHIVKYHDLLEKLWGWDRLLDLGIAVPLSVYTTYLEEYHRHNVHAATTFTSLSAPAGTCLTNEKRLVSALKLRVETEQETSLMIWRSIIPSCLIQEHARSVVHTADCSFSDVSGVALLCIAKEAELMFEFLRLEAPIDDELITQCTTIRLCALSLMNCTRDNSVSASAVMLGMVKEAEMMCSWMRKNNKPIDFSFYAAPSEMWDCNVIRRSTLEFMVNKLLKNSSAAKRKTVKEEPAAEHMTVKEEPAAEHMTVTEEPARSGPGGDGDNIAADGAANTTGGSQYKKGGEKSNKWKGGENFGGEKSNKRKRKEEDVLGKIWCWERLVIPPDSSVKWSDYRSYLEKYYESNASGFVAAAAAKNPQNVTDMGLAVAKFCLEMEEELLSVWNTQVLRRFGEPLAASAIAESSLIKEHALLICGTGAELDLPSAIAFVCITKEAELMCELLKHGAQPSSQFIQLSSVIRICALGLLKGHQSFASAAAMMGMANEAEEMCDWMKRENKLVTLSLSEPRGLEVSHLIRNTALDVMTSILHESSFPSSKTPDDAMP, encoded by the exons ATGAGCAAGGGAGAAGAGTCAGAGAGGAAGTATTTTACTCGTCTCATTgaagagatggagatggaggaggaggaagaggaggaggaggaggaggaggaggaggagtccgGTAAAATTACAAAGGAGAGGCCTCTTCCACACATTGTCAAGTACCATG ATCTCTTGGAGAAATTATGGGGGTGGGACAGGCTGCTTGACTTGGGGATTGCCGTGCCCTTGTCTGTCTATACCACATACCTTGAAGAGTATCACCGTCACAATGTGCATGCAGCTACTACATTCACGAGCCTATCTGCTCCCGCTGGGACT TGTCTCACGAATGAGAAGCGACTTGTATCTGCGTTGAAGCTCCGGGTGGAAACTGAACAGGAGACGAGCTTGATGATATGGAGATCAATCATTCCGAGTTGCCTGATCCAGGAGCATGCACGTTCAGTGGTCCACACAGCAGATTGCAGCTTTTCTGATGTTTCTGGTGTGGCTTTGTTG TGTATTGCTAAGGAGGCTGAGCTGATGTTTGAGTTCCTGAGGCTTGAAGCACCCATTGATGATGAATTAATCACCCAGTGCACAACAATACGCTTGTGTGCCTTGAGCCTTATGAACTGCACTCGGGACAATTCTGTTTCTGCATCCGCTGTTATGTTG GGTATGGTGAAGGAGGCTGAAATGATGTGTTCGTGGATGCGTAAAAATAATAAGCCTATTGATTTCTCTTTTTATGCCGCACCTAGTGAGATGTGGGACTGCAATGTTATCCGGCGCAGTACCCTGGAATTTATGGTCAACAAATTACTAAAAAATTCTTCGGCTGCCAAGCGCAAGACTGTTAAGGAAGAACCTGCTGCTGAGCACATGACTGTCAAGGAAGAACCTGCTGCTGAGCACATGACTGTTACGGAAGAACCTGCTAGAAGTGGTCCTGGGGGTGATGGGGATAATATTGCTGCTGATGGAGCAGCAAACACCACAGG GGGTTCTCAGTATAAGAAAGGTGGTGAGAAGAGTAACAAGTGGAAAGGTGGTGAGAATTTCGGTGGTGAGAAGAGTAataagaggaagaggaaagaag AAGATGTTTTGGGTAAAATATGGTGTTGGGAAAGGCTGGTGATTCCACCAGACAGTTCTGTTAAGTGGTCTGACTATAGGAGCTACCTTGAGAAGTATTATGAAAGCAATGCTTCTGGGttcgttgctgctgctgctgctaaaaATCCGCAAAATGTTACTGACATGGGCCTTGCTGTTGCCAAATTT TGTCtcgagatggaggaggaacTCCTGTCTGTGTGGAATACTCAAGTGTTGCGTAGGTTTGGTGAGCCCCTAGCAGCCAGCGCTATCGCGGAGAGTAGCCTGATCAAGGAGCATGCGCTTTTAATCTGTGGCACAGGGGCTGAATTGGATCTTCCTTCTGCCATTGCTTTTGTG TGTATTACCAAGGAGGCTGAACTGATGTGTGAGCTGCTGAAGCATGGTGCTCAGCCTTCTTCTCAATTCATCCAGCTGAGCAGCGTAATCCGCATATGCGCCTTGGGCCTTCTCAAAGGACACCAATCttttgcttctgctgctgcaaTGATG GGTATGGCAAATGAGGCCGAAGAGATGTGCGATTGGATGAAGAGAGAGAACAAGCTTGTTACCTTAAGCTTGTCCGAGCCGCGTGGACTCGAGGTTTCCCACTTGATCCGGAATACAGCCTTGGATGTTATGACCAGCATATTGCATGAGTCTTCCTTCCCATCCTCCAAG ACGCCGGATGATGCAATGCCATGA